The uncultured Fusobacterium sp. DNA segment GCTTCTCTAGCTGCTTCTGCAAGAGCGGCTATTCTTCCTGTGTATTTATACCCAGATCTATCAAAAACTATAGCTGTTATTCCTTTAGCTGTTGCTCTTTCTGCAAGTGCTTTACCTACAGATTTTGCAGCTTCAACATTTCCACCATTCGCAATATTTGCTTTTAATTCTTTATCTATTGTAGATGCAGAAACTAATGTTACTCCATTCACATCGTCGATTAATTGAGCAAAGATATTGTTGTTTGAT contains these protein-coding regions:
- the rplR gene encoding 50S ribosomal protein L18 — protein: MFKKVDRQAVRTRKHLAIRNKISGTADRPRLSVYRSNNNIFAQLIDDVNGVTLVSASTIDKELKANIANGGNVEAAKSVGKALAERATAKGITAIVFDRSGYKYTGRIAALAEAAREAGLSF